GTGCTTGTGGCCACGTTCTACCCGAACATAAGACCTCTGGCCGGATACGTGTGGGATATAGCCTCCTACGTCGTAGTGATATTCGCTGGATTGGGTACGATATACGGAGTGATATTTGCAGGGATCATTATTGGAGTCACCGAAGGTCTCGGAACAATAGTGTTCTCAAATGCCTTCAGGCAAATACTGGTCTATGTGGTGTTCTTGACCGTTCTACTCCTGAGACCACAGGGACTCTTCGGAAAGGCCTTGAGGAGGGTCTGAGATGGAATTCGAGTTAACATGGAAGTCGGTAGTGATAACGATACTGCTGATCTTGGCCCTTATCTTCCCCCTGTTCGCTGACGAGTTCTTGGTATCCATCCTCATGCAAGCGTACCTCTGGGCATTCTTGGCAATGAGCTGGGATGTTATCGGAGGATATGGCGGGCAGTTCTCGCTGGGGCATGCGGCTTTCATTGCTCTCGGAGCGTATACCTCCACGATCCTTCTAGAGAATTACGGAGTATCTCCTTGGATAGGCATGTGGGCTGCTGGTTTGGTGGCCGGAGCTGCAGGTGCATTAGTGGGAGTAGCCTCTCTGAGGTTGAGGGGTCCCTTCTTCGCACTGGGTACGATAGCATTTGCCGAATTAGTCAAACTCCTCCTGCTATACTTCAAAGGCATAACGGGCGGTCCACTGGGAATCCTGATCACTAAGAGTGGCCCGGAATACATGTTGTTCGAAAGCCAAGCCCATTACTACTACCTGATGTTCGCGTTGATGATCGCCGGCCTTCTCTTCCTCAAGTGGTTCGAGACATCTAAGTTCGGCATAGGTTTGGTCGCTATAAGGGAGGATGAGGAGGCGGCGGAGGGAGTCGGCATAAATGTTTACAGGACAAAGATAATAGGGGCGGCGATAAGCGCATTTCTCACTGGCATAGGAGGTACTATCTACGCCCAGTGGATTCACTTCATCAGGCCGGACATAATCGTGAAGCTCGAGTATTCAACGCAGATAGCCGCAATAGACGTTGTCGGAGGGGCGGGAACACCATACGGCGGATTAATAGGGGCCTTGATCTTGGTGCCTCTCTCCCTGTACTTGAACGCCATATTCGGAGGGATGATAGCAGGTCTCAGCCTGATACTTTACGGTGTCGTGTTGCTGGTCGTGGTGGTCATGGTACCCGGAGGGATCTATGGGCTTGTCAGGAGGAAGTGGTTAGGTCGCAAAAAGGGAGGTGAGTGATGTGCTTGAGGTAAAGGATGTGGTGAAGAGGTTTGGTGGCTTGGTGGCCCTCAACAAAGTGAGTCTTACTTTAAAGGAGAACGAGCTCCTCGGACTGATAGGACCGAACGGATCTGGAAAGACCACGCTATTCAACGTGATAACGGGGTACTATAGACCTGATGAGGGTAAGGTGTTCTACAGAGGAGAGGAGATCACAGGACTCAGACCTCACCTAATAGTCAAGAAGGGCATAGCTAGGACTTTTCAGATACCGAAGCCGTTCGGCAGGCTCACAGTCTTGGAAAATGTCATGTCAGCGGCAATGTATGGTAGAAAGGCTGCATCTAGAAGTGAGGCTAGGGAGATAGCCATGGACTGGCTCGAGTACGTTAGGCTAAAGGACAAGGCTGATGTGGAGGCCAAGGCCCTCAACATAGTGGAGAGGAAGCTGATGGAGCTGGCGAGAGCATTGTCCACGGATCCAGACCTCCTGCTGCTTGATGAGCTTGTGGCTGGACTCAACCCCTCCGAGATGATGGAAGTAGTGAAGCTCGTCAGGAAGCTGGTGGATGAGAGGGGGCTCACAATAATAATGGTGGAGCATGTGATGAAAGCGGTGATGAGCATCTCGGACAGGGTTTTCGTCCTTCACAGGGGTGCGAAACTGGCAGAGGGTAGCCCTCAGGAGGTCTCAAGGGATCCGAAGGTGATCGAGGCTTACTTAGGAGAACCGATCCAGGTGTGAGGTGATTTTGTATGCTCCTCGAACTCCAGGAGATAAACGCTGGATATGGTGACCTCCAAGTTCTCTGGGATGTTAACCTCTCCGTGGACAAGGGAGAGATAGTGAGTCTGCTGGGGAGCAACGGCGCCGGGAAGACCACCACATTAAGGGTGATCTCAGGTCTACTGAAGCCCTTCAGTGGTAAGGTGACGTTTAACTGTCGGGACATTACCAAGCTGCCCAGCAACAAGAGGGTGGAGATGGGTCTAGCTCTGGTGCCCGAGGGCAGGCAGCTTTTCCCTGAGATGACCGTCCTAGACAACTTGGAGATGGGCGCGTACACTAAGAGGGCTAGGGACAAGTTCCACGACACGCTCGAGTGGGTGTTCACCCTCTTCCCCAAATTGAAGGAGAGGAGAGCCCAGCTGGCAGGAACGATGAGCGGAGGAGAGCAACAGATGCTCGCGATAGCTAGAGGACTGATGAGCAGACCAGAGGTCCTCATGATGGATGAGCCCTCCATGGGACTCGCGCCTAAGCTGGTCCTAGAGATATTCGGGACGATAAAGAAACTCAGGGAGGAGGGGGTGACCATCCTGCTGGTAGAGCAGAACGCCAAGGCCGCCTTAGATGTGTCTGATAGGGCCTACATCTTGGAGACCGGGAGGATAGTGCTCCATGGACCGGCACAAGAGCTCCTCGGAATGGACGAGGTGAGAAAAGCTTACTTGGGAATTTAAGGGTTCTTCTCCCCTTTTTCGGTAAGAACTCTCCAGCATTCGACTGAGAATCAAGCTTCAGTCAGATAGCTTATAACCCCCTACCGCCCAATCTGATTGTATGCTGACCCTCAAGCCACGCAGTCCTGAGATGGCGAAGGCCTTGGTGGACTTCGCTCAGGGAGTTCAGAAGTCCTTCGGGGACAGGCTGGTTGCCCTCTACATAGCTAGGCACCCATCCATCGAGGTCGAAGGCTACAACGCTTTGGTCGTCTTGAAGGAGGTCAGGCCCGGAGATCAGGAGCTGGCCATCAAGCTGGCAGTAGAGTCGTGCAGGGAGCTGGATCCCGAGGATCAGATAGCTCCCTTGGTTGTGGAGGAGGATGAACTCTGGATGGACCTAGGTGAGGGGATGACCCTTCCACCCAGCCATTCATGGCTCCGGGCCGCTCGATACTTCGCTCAGGGAGTTCAGAAGTCCTTCGGGGACAGGCTGGTTGCCCTCTACATAGCAGGCACCCGTCCATAGAGGTCGACGGCTACAACGCTTTGGTCGTCTTGAAGGAGGTCAGGCCCGGTGATCAGGAGCTGGCCATCAAGCTAGCAATAGAGTCGTGCAGGGAGCTGGATCCCGAGGATCAGATAGCTCCCTTGGTTGTGGGGGAGGATGAACTTGAGAAGGTCGAGATCCCCTCAGAGTTTCGCAGAAAAGTCTAGGCTGCTATTACATCAGGCCGAGCTGGATCTCTTCCACGGTTGCTTTGAGAAATCCGCAAGCGCTTCCTACTTCGCGGTGGAGAACGCCCTCAACGCGCTTTCCCTAGAGAGACAGGGGAACCTCCCCAAGGGATACAGGAGCAGGCTGGCCCTCATGGGCAGGTGGTTTCCTGAGGAAGCCACGGAGTTCGATCGGATGCATAGGGTACGTGTGAAGGCGGATCATTGGGACGATCTCATCCCTGAGGAGGATGCTAGGAAGCAGCTGGAAAGTGCCAAGAGGCTAGTGGAGAAGGTGCTTTCCCTGCTCTGAGTAGGCAGATCTGGAACCCTATTTTGACTCTTACCTCCACCTTCACATACGTTCCAGCACGGCCTCAGCGACCTCGAAGGTTGTGGCATTCCCCCCGAGATCGGGGGTCAGCACACCATCCTTAACGGCCCTGTCCACCGCTTCGCGCATCTTCCTCCCTATATCACAGAGCCTTCCCTCCCCATACTTGGATCCCAACCACTCGAGCATCATGGAGGCCGCCAATATCGTTCCTAGGGGATTGGCTATTCCCCTACCAGCTATGTCCTCCGCGGTCCCATGGATGGGTTCGAAGGCGGAATACCCATCTCCTATTTGCGCCGAGCCGCAGAGTCCCAAGCTGCCGATCACCCCGGCGGCCACGTCCGAGAGTATGTCCCCATATAAATTGGGGAGGAGCATCACGTCGAAGGGACGATCGACCTTCACGAGCCTGTAGGCAGCGGCATCCACTATGTAGTCATCCGCTTCAACGCTGGGATGCTTAGAGGCCACGTGATAGAACTCCTCGAGGAAGAGGCCGTCGCTAACCTTCAAGACGTTTTTCTTGTGGATGGCCGTGACCCTAGCCCTGCCTTCCCTCTCAGCGAGTCGGAAGGCGAACTCCGCTATCCTCCTGGCGCCTCTTCGAGTTATCACCCTCCTAGT
The DNA window shown above is from Thermoproteota archaeon and carries:
- a CDS encoding branched-chain amino acid ABC transporter permease, encoding MEFELTWKSVVITILLILALIFPLFADEFLVSILMQAYLWAFLAMSWDVIGGYGGQFSLGHAAFIALGAYTSTILLENYGVSPWIGMWAAGLVAGAAGALVGVASLRLRGPFFALGTIAFAELVKLLLLYFKGITGGPLGILITKSGPEYMLFESQAHYYYLMFALMIAGLLFLKWFETSKFGIGLVAIREDEEAAEGVGINVYRTKIIGAAISAFLTGIGGTIYAQWIHFIRPDIIVKLEYSTQIAAIDVVGGAGTPYGGLIGALILVPLSLYLNAIFGGMIAGLSLILYGVVLLVVVVMVPGGIYGLVRRKWLGRKKGGE
- a CDS encoding ABC transporter ATP-binding protein, with translation MLEVKDVVKRFGGLVALNKVSLTLKENELLGLIGPNGSGKTTLFNVITGYYRPDEGKVFYRGEEITGLRPHLIVKKGIARTFQIPKPFGRLTVLENVMSAAMYGRKAASRSEAREIAMDWLEYVRLKDKADVEAKALNIVERKLMELARALSTDPDLLLLDELVAGLNPSEMMEVVKLVRKLVDERGLTIIMVEHVMKAVMSISDRVFVLHRGAKLAEGSPQEVSRDPKVIEAYLGEPIQV
- a CDS encoding ABC transporter ATP-binding protein, encoding MLLELQEINAGYGDLQVLWDVNLSVDKGEIVSLLGSNGAGKTTTLRVISGLLKPFSGKVTFNCRDITKLPSNKRVEMGLALVPEGRQLFPEMTVLDNLEMGAYTKRARDKFHDTLEWVFTLFPKLKERRAQLAGTMSGGEQQMLAIARGLMSRPEVLMMDEPSMGLAPKLVLEIFGTIKKLREEGVTILLVEQNAKAALDVSDRAYILETGRIVLHGPAQELLGMDEVRKAYLGI
- a CDS encoding HEPN domain-containing protein, which translates into the protein MRRSRSPQSFAEKSRLLLHQAELDLFHGCFEKSASASYFAVENALNALSLERQGNLPKGYRSRLALMGRWFPEEATEFDRMHRVRVKADHWDDLIPEEDARKQLESAKRLVEKVLSLL
- a CDS encoding isocitrate/isopropylmalate dehydrogenase family protein gives rise to the protein MIGLRPRIAVIRGDGVGPEVIDATLSLLERVMDAEFVEVRAGKAYFNETGLPMEEGGMDKLRESDALLKGPIATPTKGRSYPSVNLRIRREFDLYANVRPFKSYEGISLRRMDLVMVRENVEGLYSGEEELRGDVAVTRRVITRRGARRIAEFAFRLAEREGRARVTAIHKKNVLKVSDGLFLEEFYHVASKHPSVEADDYIVDAAAYRLVKVDRPFDVMLLPNLYGDILSDVAAGVIGSLGLCGSAQIGDGYSAFEPIHGTAEDIAGRGIANPLGTILAASMMLEWLGSKYGEGRLCDIGRKMREAVDRAVKDGVLTPDLGGNATTFEVAEAVLERM